The Thermocladium sp. ECH_B genome segment ACCACGCTGCAATTAACGGATTGTTTTCTTTTAATATATAGAAATTTTTTGATGCACATAAAGGCTTTTCACTATAATTGGCTAAAATCTTATGCTTAGTTAAATCTAGCTTATCATGAATAAAGATGTGGCCGTATGAGGTCTTAGTTTGCAATTGCTTCCAAATATGTTGATACCATTTATCCCCGAATTTTAAAGCTGGTAAGTTTTGCTTCTCTCCCCACTCAATGTATTTCTTCAAATCACCTTCTGGTTCATCATTAATTGCGAGTATGTAGAATTTAGGGTTTGATACTACTATTTCCTTATTGTAATACTCTGGCTTTCTAAGACATTTAACTAAATACCTTTTAGGAATACTTAGAATTTGTGCTTTGTTCTTAATTAGTACGGAGTCTTCTTCCCTTAACAAACTCCAATACTTATTGGGAATGAAAAAGAACTCCGGTCCGTACATCTCAACCCCTCTTAATATTTCACCTTTGCTTAGATGACGTAACAGACCCTTCTCTAATGCCCTTTCTATTATCTCAACCACCTTTCTTGCATTATCGTAGTCAAATAAGCTGAGCCAGTTTCTACCTAGAAATTTAGGAACTTTTTTGACGTTAACGGCGTACAAACTCCTCAAATTACCATCATATTGGTAAATAGCGGTCTGTGTTTCATGAAGCTCAAACAATTTTCTCTTTCTAAGGAAAATTATAAGCTCCTTGAAACCACTACCAGTACTAAACGAAGGCTCCTTAACGTTTTCTACCAGAGTGAGGATGTCGTACCTATGCTTCAGAAATTCCTTTAGCCCCCTCCCCTGACTGGTATAAAACGNGGAAGCTGGGATAACGAGCGAAGCGTAACCGCCCTCCTTAAGTATGTAATCGATAAGGAATATTGAAAGTATATGAAGTCCTGGATCCTTTCTTGAAATAAATTTTCCATAGCCATGAGAAATCATGAATTCCAGTATCTCATTCCTATTACTTATCAGATGCCATCTAACGAAAGGAGGATTGGAAATTATTATATCAGCCTTATACTTCCATGCTATTTTGAACGCATCACCACATATAACTTCTACGTTATCATAAATTGAGGAAAGCATTTTACGCCCTAACTCACAAGGTTCTTTATTTATCTCAATACCAATAACCTTACTTGGTTTAATCAGATCATTAACTGAAGAAAGTAGAACACCAGAACCCATAAAGGGATCCATTAATACTATTCCTTCTCTATTTGGAATTTCCTTTAGAAAAGATCTTATGACGGAAATTCCATCATAATTAGTATAATATGAAGATGTTCTTTTCCTATCTACAAGGTCTTGTACTTTATATTGCCTTTCGTCTATATGCATAATCACACTTTTTTAACCACTATCTCATTGTTATCATTAAGTACCCATTCTATTTCACTACCCTCACTTATATCTAAGAGCCTCCTGACCAAAACTGGTACCGTAGTGTAGCCCTTACCCCACAACTTGCTCCTACCTAACACCTTAGCCATACTAGTAACCCTACTAGTAAACTTACTGGTAATATTATATAAACCTGACGCGAGCGTGGAGGGTAATACCACTTAACCCCCCAGTTTACTGTAAAAAATTCAATATGTATAACTACTACTAAGAGGCTAAGAAGGAAAAAAGATTAAGTGAAAGCTTAGGCGCAGAGTGCTTTTCTATTCTTTTATTGCATAAAAGCCTCTCTTTCTCTTCATAACACCCTACCCAAGCCTATAATAAGCCCAGTGAATAATACTGCAGTGGCCATAATCTACAATGGTACCACGACTACGATTGCAATACGGCCAATTAACATTACGGGTTAGCTTATTAGCCACCACTCCAGTGGGGTATTCATGACCCAGACTGCACAGGCCCAACCCAAGGCCATCGACTTCCTCGATGAACTACCAAGGAGGCTACTCACTGACACCAGCATTGATGAAAACCTGTACAGGGAGCTTGTAAAGGGCAAATCCTGGGACACGGTGCTCTCAATACTGTGCGATGTGGATGCTTGCGATATCTACCCAGTTAATTCCCCACCCTGCCAACGCTGGCTAAGGGCACTGGCAACAGCAATGGCGGCGCTAGCCAGGATAGACCCAGAGAGGGTTGATGAGAAACTCCAGAGGAACCTGGGCGACCTCGCTGGGGCACTAGGTGTGTTCCTACTGACGGGGAATCCAACGGCGTTCACTGACCTATGCACTAACGTTAATAACCTGCGGGTTGTACCCTAATCCACCAGCTTATTAACCCCACGCCAGTTTACCCATGCCCCAGGCTTCAAGCCTAATCCTAAACCCAGGACTCGCTGATGAAGCCCGCAGTAGGATGGTGAGTATTATCAGGATACAAGGGTTAATGTTGAGGAGGCTGTGAATCACGCATGGGCCTCATTGTCGGCTAGGTGGGTGGCGTGGTGTCCTGGCCAAGCCCAGTGAATCATACATGCCCAGTGGCGCCAAGGCTTCGAGGGCTAATTAGGGGGCTGGGTGGCTTATTAATCATGCCCAGGCTTGAGGTGGAGGCTATTGCAATCGGGCTGGTTGGTATTGCCGCTGTTGGGCTTAGTGGCTAGTGGCTTGGTTAAGCGGCCTGCATCGCTTGTACTGCTTATTACACTATATATTATATAATAATTATTATAATAGTAGTGCATGGGTTGGTTAGGCGTAGGTGATTCCCTAATCCAAACCCACTCCAGTGGGTGCCTAACCCTTAACAGGCTCTAGCTTAACGAACACCCTCCTAGGCCTGGGTGGGTAGACTAGGATACTTGAAGTGTACTC includes the following:
- a CDS encoding DNA methylase; this translates as MHIDERQYKVQDLVDRKRTSSYYTNYDGISVIRSFLKEIPNREGIVLMDPFMGSGVLLSSVNDLIKPSKVIGIEINKEPCELGRKMLSSIYDNVEVICGDAFKIAWKYKADIIISNPPFVRWHLISNRNEILEFMISHGYGKFISRKDPGLHILSIFLIDYILKEGGYASLVIPASXFYTSQGRGLKEFLKHRYDILTLVENVKEPSFSTGSGFKELIIFLRKRKLFELHETQTAIYQYDGNLRSLYAVNVKKVPKFLGRNWLSLFDYDNARKVVEIIERALEKGLLRHLSKGEILRGVEMYGPEFFFIPNKYWSLLREEDSVLIKNKAQILSIPKRYLVKCLRKPEYYNKEIVVSNPKFYILAINDEPEGDLKKYIEWGEKQNLPALKFGDKWYQHIWKQLQTKTSYGHIFIHDKLDLTKHKILANYSEKPLCASKNFYILKENNPLIAAWFNSSIMRYILKIFSKRISDNWTRLLEEDYLEIPVPSKSMSVDLSDIQHAEESIREYLGLSDIESSAFIVTNSHFS